Below is a genomic region from Helicobacter anatolicus.
AAAACTTTCTCTATGTACTTCCATATGTTGTTCTCTTTTAAGGCGGTTTAGCTTTTTTGCCCGTTCAATCTCTTCTTTTTGTTTCAACTCAATAGCCATTAATCTTTCTCTTTTTTCTCGCATTTTCTGGATAAATTCCTCGCGTTTTTTAGGAGATTGAAATTTAATAGGCTTGACCACTAAAATTAAAAATACAAAAATTGCCAATACTACAGCAATAGCGACTAAATTACTCTGGTCAATATAATACCAAACTCCGCCAAGAAAAAAAGCTAAAATAACTTTTAAAAAAAATTTAAACATTAGCCTTTATCCATTTTTTAGAGATATTGCTTATTATGTGGATTAGACATAATGGCTTCCATGGATTTTTGCAATTCATCTTCTTGTGTACAATCAAATAAATCCTTACAAGACAATCGTGTAAAAACTGGTACATCCTTATCTTTTGGATTTGTAATAATAACTTGCAAAATATCTCTAAAACTAATTTCAACATATCTTCCAATATTTTCACTACCAAAACCTGCTTCAAAAATTATACCTCTTGCAGTAAGTTCGATACTATCAAAAGTATAGCCCTTTAAAACAAAAAGGCTAATGGGTTGAAAATTTTCCATAATTTCTCTAGGAAGTTCTGGCATAAATTTTACTCGATCAATCAAGCAAAATAAGCTAAAATGTATTTTTTCACTTAATAAAAAATTAATTACACTTTCACATTGTTTATCTTGTAGTTTTTCAAACTTCATAATTGTGCTCATAAAAGCTCCTCAAACTCTTTTAGCATTTTTTTTACTTCAAGCATTCCGATCTTCCAAAACTCTGGATCCTCGATATCAAAACCAAACATTGCAACCAGTTCTCTTGGACTTTTACTACCACCACTTGATAAAAACTCCTCATAGATTCCAATAAACTCTCGCCCTTTCTTTTTATACAAACCAAAAAGCGCCAATACAAGTAATTGCCCATAACTATAAGCATAGCAATAAAATGGAGAATGTACAAAATGTGGAATATAACTCCACCACAAAGAATAATTTTTGGTCAATTTCAAACTCTTCCCAAACATTTTTTGGTTTTCCTCAAACCAAATTTCATTAAAATCTTGTGCTTTTAACTCTCTGTCATCTTGATGGATTCTGCGTTCAAAATTTGTCATTACCACTTGTCTAAACATTGTCGAAAAAATATCTTCTAATTTTGAAGCATAAATCCCCAATAGCTCTTTTTTACTCAATTTAGATTTTATACTATCAAATAAAAGCATTTCAGCAAAAACTGATGCAGTTTCTGCAGTCGTTAAAGGTGTATCCATATTAAGATAACCTTGCTTTTTGCTTAATTCTTGATGCACCATATGTCCAAATTCATGAGCAATCGTAAATACGTCGCGATAATTTCCTGTAAAATTTAATAACACATAAGGATGTGCATTTGGTGTAGCTCCATGGCTAAATGCCCCCCCTCTTTTTGCTTCTCTAGGATGAGAATCCACCCATCCTTCTTCCACTGCCTTCTTGGCAATTTGGTAAAAATTTTTAGAAAATTCTTTAAAGCACAAAAGCACCATCTCTAACCCCTCTTGATAGCCAATAGGCTTGCATTTTGTTTCGATTGGCGCATAACGATCATAATCTTTGAGCTTATAGCCTAAGATTTTAGACTTATAATGATAATATTTTTGCACTAAAGACATATTTTCATTCACAGTATCAATTAAACTATCCACACTTTTTTGCGTAATATGATTGCTAAGATGCCTAAAAGTTTCTTGATTAGGATAATTACGCATCTTACTTTGAATATGCAAGCCCTTGCGCACCATATTAAAAATATAACTTAATAACATTTGAGATTCTTCAAGTTTTAGTGTAAAAGCTTTTTGCGCCTGCTTTCTCTCCTTTCTGTCTGGATGGTGCAATAAGGCTAAA
It encodes:
- a CDS encoding M3 family oligoendopeptidase, whose amino-acid sequence is MSKEKHVWDLEGLFRSEKELKKFCQELMMHAQEFEDTYKNKLAKTKKIYDVIKEYEEILEGIGRVMTYAFLCFASDTKKSAFYAEYEMLANEIQAHILFFEIEFCALDEKKQKKFLKDSKNYHYFLQKLLDNKAYQLSLEEEKVLLQVAPVGVDAFARLFDEFFSTLKVEYQGVNKSEEEILALLHHPDRKERKQAQKAFTLKLEESQMLLSYIFNMVRKGLHIQSKMRNYPNQETFRHLSNHITQKSVDSLIDTVNENMSLVQKYYHYKSKILGYKLKDYDRYAPIETKCKPIGYQEGLEMVLLCFKEFSKNFYQIAKKAVEEGWVDSHPREAKRGGAFSHGATPNAHPYVLLNFTGNYRDVFTIAHEFGHMVHQELSKKQGYLNMDTPLTTAETASVFAEMLLFDSIKSKLSKKELLGIYASKLEDIFSTMFRQVVMTNFERRIHQDDRELKAQDFNEIWFEENQKMFGKSLKLTKNYSLWWSYIPHFVHSPFYCYAYSYGQLLVLALFGLYKKKGREFIGIYEEFLSSGGSKSPRELVAMFGFDIEDPEFWKIGMLEVKKMLKEFEELL